Proteins from a single region of Segatella copri:
- a CDS encoding PD-(D/E)XK motif protein has product MDIKDIIKQFRNIERPSSNDDVLPVVSIGGMLHKLSVSPEGFPRFFVATSTTSSPSQNIIRELLSVEYNLECTISKDDGAKEDNIFTVITLRTPEHALQDYFIEIVVMMLEKFQKEPTCHEVAVEVENLISIFSALNNPPRKKIQGLWTELLVIDQASFPNTLITAWHNDPTAKYDFTLGRDKIEVKSTASEKRVHHFSYDQLNPSVHSQLLIASAIVRESGENENGLSIYDLYEKIYKRLHVTDYRLKLYKVIAETVGSDVVKLKEVHFDYIQAVDSLKFYDARKVPHINEDGIPAHVSEVKFASDLSDVEDVLSGDSDFDYSKSPLYKSLFTPKNEES; this is encoded by the coding sequence ATGGACATAAAAGATATCATAAAACAATTTAGAAACATAGAGCGCCCTTCTTCTAATGATGACGTCTTGCCTGTCGTTTCTATCGGAGGTATGCTTCACAAGTTGAGTGTATCTCCTGAGGGATTCCCACGCTTTTTTGTGGCAACTAGCACTACTTCTTCTCCTTCTCAAAATATCATAAGAGAGTTGTTGTCTGTAGAATATAACTTAGAATGTACCATCTCTAAAGATGATGGTGCTAAAGAAGATAATATTTTTACCGTAATAACACTGAGAACTCCAGAGCATGCACTACAAGATTATTTTATAGAGATTGTTGTAATGATGCTGGAGAAGTTTCAGAAAGAACCAACTTGTCATGAAGTAGCAGTAGAGGTTGAGAATTTGATATCGATATTCTCGGCATTGAATAATCCTCCACGAAAGAAGATACAGGGACTTTGGACAGAGTTGTTAGTCATAGACCAAGCATCATTCCCCAATACGCTGATTACAGCTTGGCATAATGACCCTACAGCGAAATATGATTTTACCCTGGGACGTGACAAGATAGAAGTGAAGAGCACCGCTAGTGAGAAGAGAGTGCATCACTTTTCTTATGACCAGTTGAATCCATCTGTTCATTCGCAGCTTCTTATAGCTTCTGCCATCGTTAGAGAATCTGGTGAGAACGAGAATGGTCTTTCGATATATGACCTCTATGAGAAAATCTATAAACGGCTGCATGTTACAGATTATCGTTTGAAATTGTATAAAGTGATAGCCGAAACCGTAGGAAGTGATGTTGTAAAACTCAAGGAGGTGCACTTCGATTATATACAGGCAGTTGATTCCTTAAAATTCTATGATGCGCGAAAAGTGCCTCATATTAATGAAGATGGGATTCCTGCTCATGTTAGCGAAGTGAAATTTGCGAGCGATTTGAGCGATGTCGAAGACGTCCTGTCCGGTGATTCTGACTTTGATTACAGTAAGAGTCCATTATATAAAAGTTTATTCACCCCTAAAAACGAAGAATCATGA